A genomic segment from Necator americanus strain Aroian chromosome III, whole genome shotgun sequence encodes:
- a CDS encoding hypothetical protein (NECATOR_CHRIII.G13001.T2), with protein sequence MMYRETTLGVALSHTLDEFVEEGMISRALAAKVLAAFDANINKALAYKVKNKVQFKSDKLLAYRYCDNVWTIIMKGVEFHYILWPVEYRVDKMKIVACEALPRTIPPSTTSTETQQ encoded by the exons ATGATGTATCGTGAGACAACACTTGGTGTAGCATTATCGCACACATTGGACGAGTTTGTAGAAGAAGGTATGATTAGCCGTGCGCTAGCCGCGAAAGTGCTCGCCGCTTTCGATGCAAACATCAACAAGGCGTTGGCGTATAAAGTCAAAAATAAG GTCCAATTTAAATCCGACAAACTTCTGGCGTACCGTTATTGTGATAATGTGTGGACAATTATAATGAAAGGCGTTGAATTCCACTATATTCTGTGGCCAGTGGAATATAGAGTTGACAA aatgaaaaTTGTGGCTTGTGAAGCGCTACCACGTACCATACCACCATCGACAACTAGCACAGAAACTCAACAATAA
- a CDS encoding hypothetical protein (NECATOR_CHRIII.G13001.T1), with protein MSYMMYRETTLGVALSHTLDEFVEEGMISRALAAKVLAAFDANINKALAYKVKNKVQFKSDKLLAYRYCDNVWTIIMKGVEFHYILWPVEYRVDKIFFRMKIVACEALPRTIPPSTTSTETQQ; from the exons ATGTCATACATGATGTATCGTGAGACAACACTTGGTGTAGCATTATCGCACACATTGGACGAGTTTGTAGAAGAAGGTATGATTAGCCGTGCGCTAGCCGCGAAAGTGCTCGCCGCTTTCGATGCAAACATCAACAAGGCGTTGGCGTATAAAGTCAAAAATAAG GTCCAATTTAAATCCGACAAACTTCTGGCGTACCGTTATTGTGATAATGTGTGGACAATTATAATGAAAGGCGTTGAATTCCACTATATTCTGTGGCCAGTGGAATATAGAGTTGACAA aatttttttcagaatgaaaaTTGTGGCTTGTGAAGCGCTACCACGTACCATACCACCATCGACAACTAGCACAGAAACTCAACAATAA
- a CDS encoding hypothetical protein (NECATOR_CHRIII.G13002.T1): MAPLWLLLHAAVISGQQTYNEMSTIDLFGNKNPIFNYMPNPGHIDPSLLDQREKYMDLREEEGWWHLFPYGPLYNDANLLNKPHHDRQIDFDFDFPFYGFRFNYTMIYPNGLLAFSDPEFIQPPYTFPNPRWPEQKDASFIAAFYADQIFQFVGERGISNVWYRIIFRPRAFETFDEWGSPLMNDNSQYNSMFETARDRYEKKTWGRVEDTYLLDNITMAIREGIIGANGFRADYAVIVTWERMAYGGAPKVTQVNRYEEAKRWTNTYQVVLATDEIRSYVMFNYAHINWTSSNTAGALQGRGGLQSAIAGFNGGNGTGWTSLPYSGEGRVIKLKEFSNVGVPGRWLFRVDEEIIRGGCSNESIGYLTTAPIAATMIGGVYVNVSGPCLRGGDVVKVIFDEYQVDCIRLNMHRAQCVLPVNRMYKTGLVNVKMSRDGGQSYPYVGTFYLLQPSLASPAVKLIDNPREPHNNWRSANATRLRLEWAPYNLTNDINAMVDIKLMGYWEDTDDHIFEEIGTIAERTSNDGSYEFDPRTLARTTMLFDSWRRYSFGGVRISISDTDETTGVFWSKLTPFGWYFREVWEYEYGRDWALELCQDWFDYDGKRVNFAMDLEPFLPCPCTLDQALLDIGRYMPLFGCDRDGDASCEYNKGSQHCVMSVAATWTGAGQVCCYDFEGWLMHSDDYENAAHLRFFSPGTSMRAHPMGSFPFKRPPYVPSLSNFHTDIMAYEKCCKWAGACEFYFWRRQTSGCQEYIPPVAGIAYGDPHFVTYDGTRYTFQGKGYYILTMSKDPRHDFHVQIRMEQPPKTDWNQEVHASVITGVAARENQSDIVQVFARKEFRRWRYRMDVVVNGHYRFFDTPELKMQRFKGVTIRSPERNHNQSEIHVMFDSGAGIRVAEAHGVLSVMALLPPDFNETFAYYRGAHYFGNEYDENGHRSTVQEEFINRVSQPSTLQFVGGGQRYVTVGLLGTFNENHLDDLMSPDGHITIVSHPPTEQDNINAYKFGSRWRVDGSRHKLLFQDDIKPIYNPLQFGDERRYNPAHDPYRFQYNASLVFTLDEVRVACQSVYECEYDYFLTGRREIAMNTLEVQSKLIELKHKGTHRIQSCGALLVAPGAVKYPPGNNYLDGVTVTFTCKPEYFIHGTAQRTCVNGSWTPGWHVWCRYRSVEIGLKWMTGILSSVAILLFIASIFFGCYLRRIALHPETGMTFRKPGQSSITSTSSSGYYGKEVPRSPSTASLQAKTTNRTQIGKNSILRPARSPFRAYETTT, encoded by the exons ATGGCGCCACTTTGGCTGCTCCTTCATGCGGCTGTTATCAGCGGGCAACAAACCTACAATGAAATGTCCACTATTGATCTATTCGGGAATAAAAACCCAATTTTCAATTATATGCCAAATCCTGGACATATTGATCCATCACTTTTGGATCAACGTGAGAAGTACATGGAtctaagagaagaagaag GATGGTGGCATCTTTTCCCCTATGGACCGCTGTATAACGATGCAAATCTTCTAAACAAACCACACCATGACCGTCAAATCGATTTCGATTTTGACTTtccattttatggatttcgTTTCAACTACACTATG ATATATCCAAATGGTTTGTTGGCGTTCTCTGATCCAGAATTCATCCAACCACCGTACACCTTTCCAAATCCACGATGGCCTGAACAGAAG gatgcATCCTTCATTGCTGCCTTCTACGCAGACCAAATCTTCCAGTTTGTTGGTGAACGAGGGATCTCGAACGTTTGGTACAG aataatttttcgCCCTCGAGCATTCGAAACATTCGATGAATGGGGCAGTCCGCTCATGAACGACAACAGTCAATACAATAGTATGTTCGAAACAGCCAGAGATCGCTACGAAAAGAAG ACGTGGGGTCGAGTCGAAGACACCTATCTTCTGGATAACATCACAATGGCAATTCGTGAAGGAATTATTGGAGCGAATGGTTTTCGTGCTGACTACGCGGTTATAGTGACATGGGAGCGGATGGCGTACGGTGGTGCGCCGAAGGTCACACAG GTAAACAGGTACGAAGAGGCGAAACGCTGGACCAACACTTATCAAGTTGTACTGGCGACTGATGAAATTCGAAG CTATGTTATGTTCAACTACGCCCATATCAACTGGACATCATCGAACACGGCTGGAGCGCTTCAAGGAAGAGGTGGTCTGCAAAGTGCTATT GCCGGATTTAATGGCGGAAACGGCACCGGGTGGACATCATTGCCGTATTCTGGTGAAGGACGTGTAATTAAGCTGAAAG AGTTCTCCAATGTTGGAGTACCAGGAAGATGGCTGTTCCGCGTCGATGAGGAAATCATTCGTGGCGGTTGTAGCAACGAAAGTATCG GTTACTTGACCACAGCTCCTATAGCGGCCACAATGATCGGTGGAGTGTATGTGAACGTTTCTGGTCCCTGTCTTCGTGGAGGGGATGTTGTCAAAGTGATATTCGATGAATATCAAGTGGACTGTATAAGG cTAAATATGCACCGTGCGCAATGTGTTTTGCCGGTGAATCGTATGTACAAGACAGGACTCGTGAACGTAAAGATGAGTAGAGATGGTGGTCAGAGTTATCCTTACGTCGGCACATTCTATTTGT TACAACCGTCACTAGCATCTCCGGCGGTCAAACTAATCGACAACCCTCGAGAACCGCACAACAACTGGCGAAGTGCTAATGCCACACGTCTTCGACTTGAATGGGCACCGTATAACTTGACCAATGATATTAACGCTATGGTTGATATAAAACTGATGGGCTACTGGGAGGATACAGATGACCATATTTTTGAAGAG ATAGGGACCATCGCAGAACGCACATCGAACGATGGATCGTATGAGTTCGACCCTCGAACACTTGCTAGAACCACAATGCTGTTCGATTCGTGGAGACGGTATTCGTTTGGAGGTGTGAGAATCTCAATCTCGGACACTGACGAAACTACAGG TGTGTTCTGGAGCAAGCTGACCCCATTCGGGTGGTACTTTCGAGAAGTGTGGGAGTACGAATATGGAAGGGATTGGGCATTGGAGCTTTGccag GATTGGTTTGACTATGATGGTAAGCGGGTGAATTTTGCTATGGATCTAGAACCATTCCTTCCATGCCCGTGCACTCTTGATCAAGCTTTGCTAGACATTG gtCGATACATGCCATTATTTGGATGTGATCGTGACGGTGATGCCTCATGTGAGTACAACAAAGGATCACAACATTGTGTGATGAGCGTTGCAGCAAC ATGGACCGGAGCTGGACAGGTGTGTTGCTATGACTTTGAGGGCTGGTTGATGCATTCAGATGACTATGAAAACGCTGCACATCTGAGATTCTTCAGCCCAGGAACATCCATGAG AGCACATCCTATGGGTTCGTTTCCGTTCAAACGACCACCATACGTTCCATCGTTGTCGAATTTCCACACAGACATTATGGCCTACGAAAAGTGCTGTAAATGGGCCGGAGCAtgcgaattttatttttggcgCAGACAGACCAGCGGTTGTCAAGAGTATATACCACCTGTGGCAG GAATTGCATATGGTGATCCACATTTCGTGACCTATGATGGAACGCGATACACCTTCCAAGGAAAG GGCTACTATATTCTCACCATGAGCAAGGATCCTCGTCACGATTTCCACGTTCAAATTCGCATGGAGCAGCCACCTAAAACTGACT GGAACCAAGAGGTACATGCGTCGGTCATCACTGGAGTTGCTGCTCGAGAGAATCAGTCAGATATTGTCCAAGTGTTTGCTCGAAAGGAGTTCAGGAG ATGGCGTTATCGAATGGATGTGGTTGTAAACGGGcattatcgatttttcgaCACACCAGAATTGAAAATGCAGAGATTCAAAG GTGTTACAATCCGATCACCTGAAAGAAACCACAATCAGTCTGAAATCCACGTAATGTTTGATTCCGGGGCCGGGATCCGAGTGGCCGAAGCACATGGTGTGCTATCAGTGATGGCTCTGTTGCCACCTGACTTCAACGAAACATTTGCg TATTATCGCGGCGCACATTACTTTGGAAACGAGTATGACGAGAACGGACATCGGTCAACTGTGCAGGAAGAGTTCATCAATAGAGTTAGCCAGCCATCCACTTTGCAGTTTGTTGGag GTGGACAACGGTATGTTACTGTGGGTTTGTTGGGAACGTTCAACGAGAATCATCTTGATGATCTAATGTCGCCGGATGGTCACATCACGATTGTTAGCCATCCACCAACGGAACAGGATAACATTAATGCATATAAGTTCGGATCTCGAT GGAGAGTCGACGGATCACGCCACAAGCTGCTTTTTCAGGATGACATCAAACCGATATATAATCCGTTACAATTTGGTGATGAAAGAAG ATATAATCCTGCCCATGATCCTTATCGTTTCCAGTATAATGCAAGTTTGGTGTTCACGTTAGATGAAGTTCGG GTAGCCTGTCAGAGCGTCTATGAATGCGAATATGATTATTTCCTCACAGGACGACGTGAAATTGCAATGAATACGTTAGAGGTGCAAAGTAAACTTATTGAACTGAAACACAAAGGCACACATCGAA TACAATCCTGTGGTGCACTTCTGGTAGCGCCTGGAGCTGTAAAATATCCACCAGGGAATAATTACCTAGATGGAGTCACCGTAACCTTCACCTGTAAACCGGAATACTTCATTCATGGAACTGCACAACGAACATGTGTTAATGGCTCGTGGACACCTGGTTGGCATGTATGGTGTAGAT ATCGTTCCGTAGAAATCGGATTGAAATGGATGACTGGTATACTGTCATCAGTAGCAATACTACTATTCATTGCTTCCATATTCTTTGGTTGCTACCTTCGCCGTATAGCGCTACATCCAGAAACTGGTATGACATTCCGGAAACCAGGACAAAG CTCAATAACATCGACATCATCTTCGGGATATTACGGAAAGGAAGTGCCAAGATCACCATCTACTGCATCCTTGCAGGCGAAGACGACGAATAGGACACAAATTGGCAAGAATTCGATTCTTCGACCGGCCAGGTCGCCTTTCAGAGCGTATGAGACTACCACGTAA